One part of the Kryptolebias marmoratus isolate JLee-2015 linkage group LG2, ASM164957v2, whole genome shotgun sequence genome encodes these proteins:
- the LOC108229074 gene encoding unconventional myosin-XVB-like — MLITRNTVKTRHWRKEFHERDKVKAGRKIKSTSPVMDVGMLEIPAELSARLRSVAGQQHGSGVTEVAPPQVKAQHRLTLPPDIDRYPFSCYAKNVIKKQSKLSENDFNKIMI; from the exons ATGCTGATAACAAGGAACACAGTAAAGACACGTCACTGGAGGAAG GAATTTCATGAAAGGGACAAAGTAAAAGCAGGAAGAAAGATCAAGTCCACTTCTCCTGTGATG GATGTAGGCATGTTGGAGATTCCTGCTGAGCTGTCTGCTAGACTCCGCAGTGTAGCAG GACAACAGCATGGCTCAGGGGTTACAGAAGTTGCACCTCCACAGGTGAAGGCACAACATAGGCTCACCCTGCCACCAGATATTGATAGATATCCGTTTTCTTGCTATGCCAAGAATGTAATAAAG AAGCAAtcgaaactgtcagaaaatgacTTCAACAAGATAATGATCTAA